In the genome of Pseudomonadota bacterium, one region contains:
- a CDS encoding DMT family protein, translated as MRAYIISAGLLCCSNIFMTFAWYGHLKNLSSKPWIIAALVSWGIALFEYLLQVPANRIGFQVMNLGQLKILQEVITLLIFVPFSVFFMEEEVRLDFLWAGLCILGAVFFIFRQKIFCA; from the coding sequence ATGCGCGCCTATATCATATCCGCAGGACTGCTGTGTTGCAGTAATATATTCATGACCTTTGCATGGTACGGTCACCTGAAAAACCTTTCAAGCAAGCCATGGATAATTGCCGCTCTGGTCAGCTGGGGCATCGCTCTCTTCGAGTATTTATTACAAGTTCCGGCAAACAGGATTGGCTTCCAGGTGATGAATCTCGGGCAGCTTAAAATTCTTCAGGAAGTAATAACCCTCCTGATTTTTGTCCCTTTTTCAGTATTCTTCATGGAAGAAGAAGTCCGATTGGATTTTTTATGGGCAGGGCTCTGTATTCTGGGAGCTGTGTTTTTCATCTTCAGACAAAAAATATTTTGTGCATAA